The sequence ACTGTATGGCACAATGATATTTTTAGTACCTCCTCCACTTAAATTACCTAACATGAAAATATATTTATAAATGTAACGATCAAATATCAGGATTGATTCAGCATTGATATCCACATCAACTGCAATCAATGCCTGATAAAATCCAGTATTTACACCACCTTTCACATGCACCTTACTCATACCATTCACCGTTAGTTTGCACATAAATATGAGGTGCAATGCGGCCATAACACACATCGTAGTTTACACCGTCAACAGTGAATGATATTGGTGTTGACTTACCATAAAATCCTGATAAACGACTATGAAACAAACCCGGCACAACACCTTTACAAGCGGGTAGTATGAGGTTATCTGTAGGTGCAATAGTAACGGTCAATGGATGGAAGATTATTGGTAAATTTAAATCTGAAATATCAATAGCTAACGGTGTACCAGCAGTATTTATGTTCGCATCAGTATATGTGGTATTGGCACCACAACCGTCATTTGCATAGACACCACAAACTACACTGTTTATTGCGTTCGTACAGAAATCCCCTTGTGTATATGTTGTACTCGCAGAATCAGCCATAGCGTTACTACTGCCGCTACCACTAACCATTGTGAATATATGTTGATCGTTTGGTGTAAAGGATTGTAAATCACCGATCCATAGTCTTTTCTGGTGAGAAAAGAAAGTTGTAGTTAATGTATTAAATACACCCTCTTGCATGACGTAGAATGATCTTCCGCAACCGACTACAGTCCAACCCGTAACTAAAGCACTATTGTTAGTCGTAGCAAAACAGCGATACCCTACTTTTTCAATATACGTATCTAATGCTGTAATCTGTTTTGCAGCAGTAAACCGCACTAGCTGACCCACTACGTCACTACCTGCATGAGCCTCAACCTGTACAGCGCCACCACTGCCACCATCGGCAGATGAATTGCGAAACACCATTTTAAGTTCGACCAGACTACCAAAATCAAGTGTCCAACCCAAAGGTGATTTACTACCATAACCATCTACTAAACATGCCTTTAAAATTCTTAACCAATCGCTAGGTTTGGTCGGCATACCAATAGGAGCACCTACATCGGTATGGCGATAAACCGTTACTGGTAATCCCATTATCTTCCCCTATTAAGATTCGTTGCCGCGGAACGCTAGCACGGCGCGGTCAGTGGTGATTTGTGAATGACCGCTTTGCACTGTGCGCAGTAGCATCACGGGTTTTGATGCTGCGAAGGTTTTAAAGCGGATAGCTTCACCCGCATTCCAGCCGCCACCAAACGCACCTACGCGGATGATAAAATACGGGGCTAGAGTGAGCGGGTTAATAGGTGCAAAGTCGTTTAATGTGTCACCCGTGGCGATTTGCCCAAGCCTACGTCCAACGCACCGAAACACTGTTGCTGAGGTGAATATCAATACCCAATCTTCGTTTATCGCAGTGTTGTTGAGCACTTCAATCGGATAATCCACAGCGTTTAAATTGCCCGTGGCTGGCGTGCCATCTAAGTCCCAGTTGTTAGCCCACGCCGTCATATCGCGTACGGGGCCAACGCGGGCTTGTAAATCACCGAGATTTTGCACACTCGATACATTTGCGCCGATGGGATATGTTTGGCTAAGCGGCGAAGCGAGTACCAGCGATTTTTTACGCACCTCAGTCACTAGCGCGACTTCGCCTATCGTATCGGTGAGGATAAAAGGCGCGGTAAAACCGCTAAAATCGCTATTGATAGTGACAACACCTGTCTCTTTAACCCACTCGTAATGAGTGTTAGCTAGCGTCCAGAGTGATTTGCCTTCGGCGTCAGTGATATCAACAAAGCGCGCATTGGCGCGAACTGACTTGGTTTGCGCTGGCGCAGGGCTTGATACTACTTGCACTTGTGTATCTTGGACTGATACTGGATTCCACGCAGTGAACGCCTCTACTACCCCGCCGTTTTTAATCCGCAAAGGGTTTAAGCCGTAGAGTTCTGGCGGTGGTGATAGCGATACTGTTTCGCTAATGTCATAACGTAGCGTTTTTAGGTCCACGTTCTGAGCAAAAGTCAGTGATACGTTAGTCCCTGTGATAGTGCCAGTTACCCCTGAGCCAGTGATCACGCCATCACTATCACTTGATCCAGACAACAGCGTGTCACCCGCTGCGTTACTCACTTGCACATAGAATGTGTCGAGCACTGGCGCATCGGTCACAAGGGCAAAATTAGCAATATTGTCAGCACTGGTTGATGACTCAACTAAACTGCTATATGAGATAGTGAAGTCACCTCTGCTGTCTAAAAACTTAGTGGGTACGCCAGTTTCATAATCTAATTGCACTAAACGCACACTCGCCATTGCATCAACAAAGTTGCCGTCTGACGTTTCGGTTAATATGCGTGCGCCATGGACTGAGTTAGTGAATGTAATCACCATCTTCGTTGAACCCAGCGTTATCTTTTTACCCGCTGGAAAGCTGCCGCCGTAGTTGAACACATCGTATTTTGATGCAGAAATATATTCGATAGTGATTGCAGAGATATCGTAAATACTGAGATTGCTTACCGCTGTAAATGTAACAGTAGTGCCAACGATTGACCTATTCCACGTTGCTAATGAGTTGACCACTTTAGGTGCTAAACTCAGCCCAGTGTTAACAAAGTCATTACTAAGTAAATCAGCCAATTCAAAGATATAAGTTTGTTGACCTGCAATATATGGCGTGCTCGCAGTTTTAGCGATAATGCCGCCGCTGTCTGTGGTGATGCTGTTGCCAGAGAGAGGATTTACTGTTTTAACTTTGGGTAAAAGTTCGCTCACTGTTGACTCAAGCATGATCTCATTGCTTGATGAAGATGCAGCAGTGAGTTTGCTTACACCGTGATATTTAATGCCATCGTTATCGCTAGTTAAACGCATTTTAGTACAACCCGTTTCACCACCAATGTTGACATTAGTGTCTGGCGTATTAAATGGAATAGCTGGTTTGAATCTGGCAATGCCCGTTGCACCGCCTGTGACAGTTTCTAATATCTCGCAAAAATGCTCGAAGCGTGGATAAAGCGCATTTTCAGCCCCAGTGTACTCAACTGAAATAACAATCTTTTGGCCCTGCACCAGCGTTACATTTGACCAATATTCTTGGCCGTTAAAAAAGTAAGATGATTGCAAATAAGCGCGTGGGAACGAATCTTGCCCTGCTAATAATCCGATCAAGCCTTTACGGATCAACTGTCCCGCCCGAACTGAGGATTCCAGAATCTCAACCATATCAGTCATGCGGTCGGCATCGTCTAGCGTGTCAGCCTCAGCGATTAACATGCTCACTAAATCATCGGTTGGTTTTTGGCTGATAAATACATGTGCGTCGAGCAACACTGATGTATCTGCAGTATAAAGCGCGGGATAACATTTAACGATATCAACAGCGCTTACTGCGTGGTCGATATCTGATATTGCGCGAAACAGTTCGTTAAGCTTGCCAGACTCAACCGCAAGCTTAGTGCGCTGACCGCCAGCGTCATCACTTGAGCCAAGCTGTTCTGGCTTAAATACTTTTAAATCGGCACGGGTGATAGTCATATGATATCCAAGAATAAATAGCTAAAAGCTGGATCCACGCGTTCGCGAGGATGACGGCAAAGCCTAGTACCTAGGGCCTAAAACCTAGAACCTTAAAAATTACATCGTTAAAAACTTAAGGGTGACGTTGGTTAGCTGCGGATAGCCGGCTACCTCATCAAACACATCTTCGCCAGCGATCGGTGAGGATTGGGTGTTATCCCAAATCACGTTGTAATCAGTGCCCTCATGCGCAAGAGTAAAAGCGGTTAACGTGCTGGCAGCATGGGCCTGTAATTGCTCAAACTCGCTGCGCGCAATCCAGCCATCTTTGGTGCCTAAGGTCATGGCGTGGCCTGCGGGAATGGCGGTTTGCTGCACCTGCGGCGCACCGTTTAAAGCACGCTTTAGGTTGGCGGCAACGCGCACCTTTTCGTTGCGGTTTAGCCACAGCAGATCGCCGCTAATCGCGATGGTATCGATGGTGGTCATGGGGTTCCTTGTCTAAAGAAGGTGCTAGGGGTAAAGCCTAGATGCTAGGTCCTAAAAGCTGGATCCCCGCATTCGCGAGGATGACGGCAAAAGAGTGAAGTCTATAACCTAGGGCCTAGCACCTTTTTACCCGCCTATCGATTGCAGCCGCTTGATCTCCGCGACTAGCTCTGTCACCAGGCTGCGCTTCATTTGGGCATCAAAGGTACTGTTGCCCACTTGCAACTTAAGCACTACAGCATCCGAGCTATTGCCCACCGGGGCATTTGCGCTAGGTGTGTTTGTGGTGGTTGTAGTGGTTTGCGTAGCGGCTTTGGCGCTAGCTGCAGCGGTGGCAGTTTGCTGTTTGGCCTCAGCTTCGCTTTTGGCTTTAGCGGCTTTATCGGCTTCTTGCTGGGCTTTAATTTCAGCAGTGCGAAACTCATAAACTTGTTTGAGTGTTCGCTCAGCTTCTTTTAGATCCGCGATAAGTTGTTTATCGCCTGAGCGCTCAGCGGCCGCAAGTTGGGCTTTAAGATCGGCTACTTGCTCTTGATATCGACGCTTTTCGATTTCATCTTGCCGTCCGAGATAACCATCTAACTCATCTTGCAATGATTTAAGCGTGGACTCAGCACTATCGCGCAATGCATCCATGCGTTGTTTTGCGCTAGCCAATGCTGATGTGAGCAATGACATATCCTGGTCGTTCACGAGATCAAGGGCTTTAGTTGCCCGTTCTGCACTGTTGATAATTTTTATGTTTGCGCTATCAGTACTATCTAGTGCATCAACTAACTGCAGCAGTTCCAGTTTTTGGCGATAATATGCGCGCTCAGCAATCTTGCCAGCTTTTTCAGTCTCGAGAGCCCACGTTCGCAAACCAACAAAATCGACTGTTTTAGCAAGCTGATTATTCAGATCTCCAATGGTCCCGTTTAGACCATCAAGCGTCGTTTTTACTTTATCAATCTCACCGACTTCTTTTACGACTTTTTGAGTACCGTAAACAATCGAGTCAAAATATTGAGCCGCTCCCTCACTGAGGGATCTAACACTTTGATAAACATCAGCACCGAGTGATGCAAAATAATCGGCTACCGCAGCTAATCCGGTACCCGCATTTTCGGCAGATTTAACGATGGTATCGAATGTGTTTGATATTACCCCACCGAATGCATCAGCATTTTTTGTTACTGCGCTGGCGGTTTTTTCGGTACTAGCAGTAAAGTTATTTTGGGCAGTGATCACGCGGCTATATTGAGTGACTAGCTTATCAATCTCGCCTGTTAGCCCCATTGCCGCGGCTTGTTGACGTAGACTTGAAGCGACTTGGCCGTCACTCGCTTGGCCCACGTTAAGAGATGCTTGCTCAGCTTTAAGCGCTGTTTCAGCATATTTTAAAAACGCTTGATTTAGCTCGTATGTTGATGCGGTACCCGCCTGAGCACCTTTCTTTACTTCATCAAATGTCTTTTTTGCTTCAGCAGCTTGATCACGCAACACTTTTAGCGTGGTAATGCCAGCTTTAGCCATTGATGCTTCATAGTCGTTGGCGGCAGTGGAGGTTTTTTTAATCTCCGCAGTTAGCTGAGTTTGCGCTTTTGCCAACTCAGCGGCCGCTTTTTTGGCGTTGTCTTGGGCTGTTTTATAGTCATCAACCGATGCTTCGCCCGCAATAAATGCATCACGCACTTTAGTGAGCTGATCTTGCGCAAGCTGATTTTGTTCGGCGCGTAAATTAACGGTAGCGGTAGCCAGCGCAGCGTTTGATTTAGCTAACTGATTTTGTTTATCAACCTGCGATAACTGCACATCTCCAAGTCGTAGTGTAGCGTTTTCAAGCTGAATTTGTGCAGCCTCGAGTTCAGCAAGGCTTGCTTTGCCTGAGTCTTTTAATGCCTTGTAATGATCTTTAGCCGCGAGTTCACGCGCCTTCCACGCATCCACCTCTTTAGTCGCGGATTCATTGGCTTTTTCGGCAGCGGCCACCGCTTGTTGACTAGCCTCGAGTTGCTGCTCAAGCTGGCTTTTAACTGCCGCTTTTACTTTCTCAGCATTATCAACTTGGGTCTGAGTAGTGCCATCCGAGTCTAAACGGATATCCACACCCATTTGTTTAAGGGCGGCTGTGGCATCGCGGGCATCTTGCTTAACTTGATCAAGATAGGCTTTTGATACGGCTTTTAATGCATTAGCTTGGTTTTCAAGTGTTCGCGCTAATTCATCACCGCCAAACGCGCCAACTACCGTTGCCCAACCTTGCAAAATTAATCCAAATACCCCGCTAACAGCCGCGCCGAATGTTGCCACAACGGAAGTAAAAGCATTAAAAACAAACCGCACAGAACCCGCGACAACATTAAGCCCAGTCGCAAAGGCGGTGATGTTTTCCATCATGCCTTTTAGACTTTTTCCACCATCAACTAAAATAGTGCGAAAAAAGTCGCTGATATCTTGTGCTGCGGCTTTAATACTGCCGCTTTTATTCAGATCATCAAATTGGGTGTTGATATCTTTTAGCAAGTCAACCGCGACTTGATACGCGCCAGAGTCCGCGATGATTTGCTTGAATGACTCCCATTTGTTTGAGATTAAATTGAGTTGACCGCTGAGTCGTTCAAGACTTAATGCCGCTTGGCCGTTAGCTTGCCGCCCCATTTCATCAAACAATTGCTTCATTACATCGCGGCCAAGTTTGCCAGCTTCACTCAGCTTGCCAAGTTGCACCGCGTTTTTACCTGTAACTTTTTCGAGCAAATCCCATACAGGAACGCCGCGTTCGACTAGCTGGAGGATTTCTTCACCCTGCAGCTTTTGCTTTGCCCACGCTTGGCCCGTGGCGAGGATGATACCTTCTAGCTTTTCTTGGCTACCGCCTAGCTTAGCGTTGTAATCGACCATCGATTGTAAGGCCCCATTCATGGGGTCGATGCCGAAAGTTTTTAAGGATGCGAACGCTTGCTTAGCACTATCAAGTTGCGTGCCTGTGCTGTTAGCAAAATCTTTAATCCATAGTGTAGCTTGCTCACCCGCTGCGATACTGCCCACCATCGCCGTCATTTGAGCAGTGAAAGCGGCAGACTTATCACCCGCAGATAAGACGGATTTTAAACTTTCCCATAACCTATCAACACCAACATAGGCTGATGCCATTGCAAACAGAGAAGTTGTTGCGGCTCTAATACTACCGCCAAAATCACTTGATGATTTTTTGCTTTCATCGAGCAATTTATTGTGGCGCTCAAGTCGAGTGTTTACACCCTTAAGTGCGATTTCAGCGGCGGCTTGTTGAGTCTTTAAATCTTTACTGGCATCAGCCAGTTTGTTCATATCGATACCGGCTTTATTGAGCACGGTTTGTTGTTTATCTAGCTCCGCTTTGTTGCGTCCAAGGCTAGTGCCGAGTTGATTTAACTCAGTGCGAGCACTTTTAACTTTAAGTGTGTACTCGGCTTTTTTTTGCCCCGCTTTATCAACTTCAGAACCGAGTTGTTTTAATTCGGTTGATTGCTGATCAAGTTCGGTAGCTAACGATTTGGCGCTGGTTTCGGTATTTTTTTGCGCTGTTTCTAATTTTTTTAAATCATCTTTAGCGCGTGAGAGTGCTGCAGCTTGATCTTCACTCGCTTGAGCGCCTTTATCTTGAGTCGCCGTTAGTCGCTCAACTTCGGCACGTGCGGCAGCGAGTTGATCATCATATTTACTGAGTTCCGCAATTGTCTGACTGTATTCAGTTTCAAGTGCAGCGGTTGATAATGCTGCTTCTTTTTGTGCTGACTCTAACTGCTTTAAAACACGAGCAGATTCTTTTTGATCTTGATTAAATTTATCGAGTGCGCGTGAGCTATCTACAAAGGCCTTTTCACCTTTACTGATTGATGACGTGAGATCATCAATCGCTTTGATTGCCGCTTGTTGCTGCTTTAAATCATCCAGGCGTTCGTTTAAGGCTTCACTTTGGTTTGCCAACTCTTGCAATGCCTTTTCTGATTTTTCAGCTTCACTTGAAAACAAGTCGCGGCCTTGAATGATCAGGTTGACTACTTGATCTTTAAAACTCATGGCATCACCAATGGAATAAACAAACCAAAATAAAAAGCCCACAGCATTGAATAAATGCTGTGGGCTAGAGGGTTAAGCAGGGATTACGCAGCGCTACGGACGAAGAACTTAGACTTGCCAGTAGCAACAATCGAGCTATCGGCAAGCACACCGCCTTCGATATCAAAGCTACCGAAGTCATCGCCAATCAAGTCCATGCCCGCAGTGGGGCTTGGACTCCACTTGAAAAACTTCAGCGTCCACGGTTTACCTGTGGCATCGTTAACACCGTCAATCACCACTGGAACCACCGCACCGGATTCGGTTAATGCTTGCATCGCATTACCCGCTTTTTTGGTGTAGCTCACTTTAAGAGCTTGGCCTGCGGTGATATTACCTGATGATAAGGCGCGGATACCGCCAGCACTGACCACATAATCAGTGTCTTTAACATAGGTAGTGGCGCCAGTATCGTTAGTGACTTCTGGGTCAACAGTGGTGTCGATCATAAACTTGGTATCGGCTAGGCCGTCCAATACTGCGGTGATTGGCTCATCATCCACTGTGCCAGCAGTTAACACTTCAACTTTACCGCGCAGCGCTAAGGCCATGTTAGCGTTGCTAAAGTCGTTCATGGTGAATGACAATTTAACCGCTTTAACGCGGGTAATTTCGGCCGCATTGCCGCCACCGCCACGGAAGTTTGGTTGGGTTTTGGTTTCTTGTTCGATGGCAATTTTTACGCCTGAGGCGTTGCCAACGTCACGGCCATCAACGTAAACGATGCCTGAGCCGATGTAACTTTCAACGACTGTTTCACTCATAGTGAGTCTCCAAATTTAACGGTATTAACAAGGGATAGGGTGAGCACCGCTAACCCGTGTTTTTCGTGGGCTTCGGGCATGATGTACTTGCAGGGTTCTAGCTCTTTAAAAGTGATCACCAATGGCAACCAACTGAGTTTTTCAACTGTGCGTTCATCTTTGTAAAACGCGGTGCGGATGGCGCGCACAAGGTTAATCAGATCAGCAGTTGGCGTTGGGGTTTTATCAACAGTGATACCTGCCACTACTTGCAGCACCAGATCATCACGATAACTATCAACCCCGTTTTTAGCGCCAAAGCCATCAGTAAACGGTTGCAAAAAAATAAACTGCTTATCCTTGGCTACACCTTGCGCGTAAAAACCTTCGCGCACGGTCGCGCCTTCAACCATTTTTAAACGGTCGATAATTACTTGGATCATGGGGAGTCCTTAAAAAAGGGATAGGAACAGCGAGGCCCTAGGATCTATAACCTAGCGCCTATCTATTCGTATACTGGCCGTATTTACTTCGCAGATGAGCAATAATCGGCGGCTCAATATCGTCGCGGATTTTGCTAAAACTGCCAGCCACTGAAGGGCCGTATAGCGATTTTTGCCCCTTAAGCTTGCGCCAACTGTTATCGCCTTTTTGGCGCTGGAACATGATTTGATTGCCGTTGCGGCCAATCAGGGTAAATGTACCTTTAAACCATATTGGCTGATTGCGCAGGGCGCTAATCATGTGGCCGTCAGTTCTTGAGCCGCCATTTTTGCCCGTGCGAGTTAATGCTCTGGCAAAGCGGGTTAAGGTGCTTGCGCGATAACGGGCGGTGATCACCCCTTTTAAGTTGCGCGGGTCCACACTCACCGAAAGGTGTTGTTCGATGTAACTGCGGGAGTTAAAACCATAGCGGTTAAAGATGGCATCGACCGCCGCTTTTTGCCCAAACTTAATAGTGTCATCAATAGCGCGGTTAATCGCTGGCGCTTGGGCGGCACGGATGCGGTTCAGTTCCTTTGTTACCGCCTCCATGCCTTCAATCTTTATCCGCGCCATAGTCTCACCTTAGTCATTTAAGCTGATATAGATAAAGCGGGTGCTGATGCTATCAAGACTGACTAGCTGTGTAAGTCTGCCTTGCTGTCCATTGGATATAAATGTCCCGTTTTCATCAACGCCGCCTAAGGCAAATTCATCACCCACATTTACTGCTCCATCACTTAGTAAGAACTCTGCTCTGCTGATTAACTCTGGTACATACTCATTAGCGGATGCAGCTATTTCTACTCCGTTATCATCCAAATTCACCAAGCGAACAAATGGCGCGGATCCATCGATTGGGGTAAAAAGGCACGGATCAGCCAAACGCTGAAACACCCGCGCCATTTTACCGTTAACGCGGTCGGCAAAGTGATTGCCCACGTTAGGCATTGATCTTCACCCAAACCGTGGTGGATGGGTTGCCAGCACCAAGCCACGCTTTACCAACTCGCGTGTTGTCTGTTGCAGTGTCGGTGATTACCTTAGCGGTATTGTCCCAATAAACATCATCGCCTTGGCCTATATCAGCGGTATTGGCTTTGGGTAATTCAACAACGCCTTCAGTAATAAATTCGCCAGGCGTGTTTGCTGGGATATTGCATATAGCAACAGCTAGTAGAGCACCGATTAACAATGCTTGCCCGCTAGTCACTGCAACCGTTGGGGTGAACGTGATGGTCTTGCTATCTTGCATGTAATTTTTCATGGGGTTTCCTTAAAAAGTAAAGAAGGTGCTAGGCGCTAGGAATAAAGCCTAGGGCCTAAAAGCTGGATCCCCGCGTCGATAACTGCTCCTGCGTTATTCTATCTCCTGCGTCCATGCAGTCGTTCGCGAGGATGACGGGATAAAACCTAGGCCCTAGAATCTAGAGCCTAGTGCCTAAAATTACACGCCTGTTGATTTAACTAATCCACGGTAATCAAGTGGCGCCACACCCGCATCGATACGCACTTTAGTAGCCACACCGTCAGTGCTGAAGCCATCCATTTGCTCGATGTAAGGCGTGTCGATACCGTCGAGGTAT is a genomic window of Shewanella putrefaciens containing:
- a CDS encoding phage tail tube protein; the protein is MSETVVESYIGSGIVYVDGRDVGNASGVKIAIEQETKTQPNFRGGGGNAAEITRVKAVKLSFTMNDFSNANMALALRGKVEVLTAGTVDDEPITAVLDGLADTKFMIDTTVDPEVTNDTGATTYVKDTDYVVSAGGIRALSSGNITAGQALKVSYTKKAGNAMQALTESGAVVPVVIDGVNDATGKPWTLKFFKWSPSPTAGMDLIGDDFGSFDIEGGVLADSSIVATGKSKFFVRSAA
- a CDS encoding tape measure protein — its product is MSFKDQVVNLIIQGRDLFSSEAEKSEKALQELANQSEALNERLDDLKQQQAAIKAIDDLTSSISKGEKAFVDSSRALDKFNQDQKESARVLKQLESAQKEAALSTAALETEYSQTIAELSKYDDQLAAARAEVERLTATQDKGAQASEDQAAALSRAKDDLKKLETAQKNTETSAKSLATELDQQSTELKQLGSEVDKAGQKKAEYTLKVKSARTELNQLGTSLGRNKAELDKQQTVLNKAGIDMNKLADASKDLKTQQAAAEIALKGVNTRLERHNKLLDESKKSSSDFGGSIRAATTSLFAMASAYVGVDRLWESLKSVLSAGDKSAAFTAQMTAMVGSIAAGEQATLWIKDFANSTGTQLDSAKQAFASLKTFGIDPMNGALQSMVDYNAKLGGSQEKLEGIILATGQAWAKQKLQGEEILQLVERGVPVWDLLEKVTGKNAVQLGKLSEAGKLGRDVMKQLFDEMGRQANGQAALSLERLSGQLNLISNKWESFKQIIADSGAYQVAVDLLKDINTQFDDLNKSGSIKAAAQDISDFFRTILVDGGKSLKGMMENITAFATGLNVVAGSVRFVFNAFTSVVATFGAAVSGVFGLILQGWATVVGAFGGDELARTLENQANALKAVSKAYLDQVKQDARDATAALKQMGVDIRLDSDGTTQTQVDNAEKVKAAVKSQLEQQLEASQQAVAAAEKANESATKEVDAWKARELAAKDHYKALKDSGKASLAELEAAQIQLENATLRLGDVQLSQVDKQNQLAKSNAALATATVNLRAEQNQLAQDQLTKVRDAFIAGEASVDDYKTAQDNAKKAAAELAKAQTQLTAEIKKTSTAANDYEASMAKAGITTLKVLRDQAAEAKKTFDEVKKGAQAGTASTYELNQAFLKYAETALKAEQASLNVGQASDGQVASSLRQQAAAMGLTGEIDKLVTQYSRVITAQNNFTASTEKTASAVTKNADAFGGVISNTFDTIVKSAENAGTGLAAVADYFASLGADVYQSVRSLSEGAAQYFDSIVYGTQKVVKEVGEIDKVKTTLDGLNGTIGDLNNQLAKTVDFVGLRTWALETEKAGKIAERAYYRQKLELLQLVDALDSTDSANIKIINSAERATKALDLVNDQDMSLLTSALASAKQRMDALRDSAESTLKSLQDELDGYLGRQDEIEKRRYQEQVADLKAQLAAAERSGDKQLIADLKEAERTLKQVYEFRTAEIKAQQEADKAAKAKSEAEAKQQTATAAASAKAATQTTTTTTNTPSANAPVGNSSDAVVLKLQVGNSTFDAQMKRSLVTELVAEIKRLQSIGG
- a CDS encoding DUF2190 family protein; this encodes MKNYMQDSKTITFTPTVAVTSGQALLIGALLAVAICNIPANTPGEFITEGVVELPKANTADIGQGDDVYWDNTAKVITDTATDNTRVGKAWLGAGNPSTTVWVKINA